A region of the Dehalococcoidia bacterium genome:
AATAATCGTTTCTTTCTTTGTGAACAGTGTGGACATGTGGATAACCCCATAAGCCTCAGATTCTGACAGCTCGTTGTTCACGCCGGGCTATTTTCTCGAAGAGATCGGACCGTGCTTTCACCATCCTTTCAGCAAATTCATTATCGCTCATTTGAGCGGCCATCGCATCAAGCGCGGCAAAGGTTACTCCCGGAACCAGGCATTCTTCTGCCCCTGGCAAGGATTTCAGCTTCTCATAAGGGGTCATCACCTCCTCCAGCGGATATTTCCTTTTGATCTTGCCTTTGAGATCGACTGTGGTCACCGGGAAGAAACAAGGCCGGTGAAAGTTAAGGTAGGGGTTCAGGAAGCCCTCATAATATGCATTGAACTCCCGGGCATAGTACTGCGGAATGTAAGCATACCCTATGTGTTTGCGGATCACCGCTCCGTTCTTGGACTCTACCAGACCATTGTCGTTACTGTGTCTGGGTCTGGATTTGGTGAAGCGGATAAGAAGCCTGTTGAGGATAGCCTTTACGGTCTTGTTGACGAATTCCGATCCGTTGTCGGAGTGGAATCCCCGGATCACAAAAGGAAACTCCCCGAGCATCGCTTCAAGCACAGGTGCCAGATAAGCCTCCGATATCCGCTCCACCGCAGCCACATTCTCCCACTGCGTGATTTCGTCTACCACATTGATGTGATACAGCCCCTTATGTCCTTCCCAATCCCCCTGATGAACCGTATCAATCCGGATATGCCCCGGAATGCCCTTTGGGTCGGGTTTGGCTCGTTCTCCGATCCGGGAGACAGC
Encoded here:
- a CDS encoding integrase yields the protein MDDRRLQTIEQIRRFLEGNSEVEFEPIFGEEKYAWIDSVLRRFRYGGLGRREKGILRKYLGKVTGYSRAQVSRLIGQYHRDGELKRKEYRRHRFAGKYTRTDMELLAKTDEFHDYLSGPATKKILERECRIYGHQEFRNLSEISVAHLYNLRQKNTRLGLGKTFTKTKPAVSRIGERAKPDPKGIPGHIRIDTVHQGDWEGHKGLYHINVVDEITQWENVAAVERISEAYLAPVLEAMLGEFPFVIRGFHSDNGSEFVNKTVKAILNRLLIRFTKSRPRHSNDNGLVESKNGAVIRKHIGYAYIPQYYAREFNAYYEGFLNPYLNFHRPCFFPVTTVDLKGKIKRKYPLEEVMTPYEKLKSLPGAEECLVPGVTFAALDAMAAQMSDNEFAERMVKARSDLFEKIARREQRAVRI